A genomic window from Sulfurimonas paralvinellae includes:
- a CDS encoding c-type cytochrome: protein MKNVIVGILTLIIFGLMGWTYSNGGAYNGGEHGKVIADLGNRTTAAVQDSEPQEKSDREKEDEALNALREKAGNINGFKVSDAYKSKCSSCHGVDGSGMQYGKKLMGPKLFGQSADAIYKKLDDFKSGRKENMVMKGLLLHMTKEDLRKFADEIGEFPARAKALK from the coding sequence ATGAAAAACGTTATCGTAGGAATTTTAACATTGATTATTTTTGGTCTGATGGGATGGACATATAGTAACGGTGGTGCCTATAACGGGGGTGAGCATGGTAAAGTAATAGCTGACCTTGGAAATAGAACGACGGCAGCTGTCCAAGACAGCGAACCGCAAGAGAAGAGTGACAGAGAAAAAGAGGATGAAGCCCTCAATGCTCTGCGTGAGAAAGCAGGTAATATCAATGGATTTAAAGTGAGTGATGCCTATAAAAGTAAATGTTCATCATGCCATGGTGTCGATGGCAGCGGTATGCAGTATGGTAAAAAACTGATGGGACCAAAGCTTTTTGGACAAAGTGCTGATGCAATCTATAAAAAACTTGATGATTTTAAATCAGGCAGAAAAGAAAATATGGTCATGAAGGGTCTTTTACTTCATATGACAAAAGAGGATCTTCGTAAATTTGCTGATGAAATAGGTGAATTTCCGGCACGAGCAAAAGCA
- a CDS encoding c-type cytochrome, with product MKSSYKKKFLHSLIVIPSFVLMGSFTACSDSNKEETSQNAQPVSNATPKIEIVQNRDAHAIKVAQKDDGKTQGNSFYYDYGEKSEYSQNAQPANKDASVRVRPRTEVDANMHVRSPYEEVQVSMLVRKLSKNFIVRCSPCHNDYANGIIGPSLLGRDSDYIYKKIQSFKTGEKSNPLMSDLIKMMSDKQIRSMADEIYAFNKEIKNMRNK from the coding sequence ATGAAGAGTAGTTATAAAAAGAAGTTTTTACATAGTTTGATTGTCATTCCATCTTTTGTATTAATGGGCAGCTTTACGGCATGCAGTGATTCAAATAAAGAAGAGACATCACAAAATGCACAGCCGGTCTCAAATGCAACACCGAAAATAGAGATTGTACAAAACCGTGATGCTCACGCAATCAAAGTTGCACAAAAAGATGATGGAAAAACGCAGGGAAATTCATTTTATTATGATTATGGAGAGAAAAGCGAATATAGTCAAAATGCACAACCTGCGAATAAAGATGCCTCAGTAAGAGTGCGTCCAAGAACGGAAGTTGATGCCAATATGCATGTCCGAAGTCCTTATGAAGAAGTTCAGGTTTCGATGCTTGTAAGAAAACTGAGTAAAAATTTCATCGTTCGATGTTCGCCTTGTCATAACGATTATGCGAATGGAATCATCGGACCGTCTCTTTTAGGACGAGATTCTGATTATATTTATAAAAAGATTCAAAGTTTTAAAACAGGCGAAAAATCAAACCCTTTAATGAGTGATCTGATTAAAATGATGAGTGACAAGCAGATTCGCAGTATGGCAGATGAAATTTACGCTTTTAATAAAGAAATTAAAAATATGAGGAATAAATAA
- a CDS encoding 4Fe-4S dicluster domain-containing protein, with translation MAKKVQTDRREFIKYSTLGILGLVMGGGIVFSPYLHGKENRLRPPGAVPEKEFLALCIKCGQCLQVCPYHSIKLADIAKGYGEGTPYIDATQRGCYACSAVPCVLACPSGALDHSCEKPEDIHMGVAVLEFPDTCLAMNNTPVPDNYLDKMKKFTDSVNNVTELELQLLDKMSGYEGKECTLCADICPIPSPLSAISMVSDAGGGKKPEIYDGCIGCGACEEICPTQKPSIVVKPRVSYEQQYEQQG, from the coding sequence ATGGCAAAAAAAGTTCAAACCGATAGAAGAGAATTTATAAAATACTCGACTTTGGGGATATTAGGATTGGTTATGGGCGGAGGCATCGTCTTTAGTCCTTATCTGCATGGGAAAGAAAATAGACTCCGTCCACCCGGTGCAGTACCTGAAAAAGAGTTTTTGGCACTTTGTATCAAGTGTGGACAGTGCTTGCAGGTCTGCCCTTATCACTCTATCAAATTGGCAGATATCGCAAAAGGATACGGAGAGGGTACGCCTTACATCGATGCAACACAACGCGGCTGTTATGCCTGTAGCGCTGTTCCGTGTGTTCTGGCCTGCCCAAGTGGTGCGTTGGATCATAGTTGTGAAAAACCTGAAGATATTCATATGGGTGTCGCCGTGTTGGAATTTCCAGATACCTGTCTGGCTATGAACAATACACCTGTACCGGATAATTATCTTGACAAAATGAAAAAATTTACAGACTCTGTCAATAATGTCACTGAATTAGAGCTGCAGTTGCTTGACAAAATGAGCGGTTATGAAGGCAAAGAGTGTACACTATGTGCAGATATCTGCCCGATTCCAAGTCCTCTAAGCGCTATTTCGATGGTCAGCGATGCAGGCGGAGGCAAGAAGCCGGAAATTTATGACGGTTGTATCGGTTGTGGTGCATGTGAAGAGATCTGTCCGACACAAAAACCGTCTATTGTCGTGAAGCCAAGAGTGAGCTACGAGCAGCAGTATGAACAACAAGGGTAA
- a CDS encoding nitrous oxide reductase family maturation protein NosD gives MLLRIFVSFLYLSVGTLWANILQDAIDKAPAGSILKLPKGVYKGSVHIDKPISIIGQDKGVIIDGENNGTVITVKSSYVTLKNLTIINSGDRHEKVDAAISMSDASQCEISKCKIDNCLFGIDLQMVHNSIIANNEITSKDFELGLRGDGLRLWYSNDNIVKGNSLIKSRDMVVWYSHGNKIIDNYGRENRYSLHFMYAGKNLIKNNHYELNSVGIFFMYSQDSVAVGNVVKSSQGATGMGIGLKDVSNFTIKDNTVIYCAQGMYIDRSPFEPDSHNWIEGNKILYNAEAMHFHSVSEHNIIKDNIVMGNIEDIVNDSRGSRTNQNEISGNYWDKYEGFDKNRDGIGDTPHKVYQYADQLWIYNSDVKFFYGSPVISLLNFLAKLAPFTKPLFLMEDPKPKIKKVI, from the coding sequence ATGCTGTTGAGAATATTTGTATCTTTTTTGTATCTAAGTGTTGGTACACTCTGGGCAAATATTCTACAAGACGCTATAGATAAAGCACCTGCCGGTTCAATTTTAAAACTGCCAAAAGGGGTATACAAGGGTTCTGTTCATATCGACAAGCCGATCTCTATAATAGGACAAGACAAAGGTGTTATTATCGACGGAGAGAACAATGGTACGGTTATAACAGTTAAAAGCTCTTATGTCACACTGAAAAATCTTACAATCATCAATAGTGGCGACAGACATGAAAAAGTCGATGCGGCCATTTCAATGAGCGATGCTTCGCAGTGTGAGATAAGCAAGTGTAAAATTGATAACTGTCTGTTTGGCATAGATTTGCAGATGGTACATAACTCTATCATCGCAAACAATGAAATAACATCAAAAGATTTTGAACTTGGTCTGCGTGGAGATGGACTGAGACTGTGGTATTCAAATGATAATATTGTCAAAGGCAACTCGCTTATAAAATCACGAGATATGGTTGTATGGTATTCACATGGCAATAAGATCATAGATAATTACGGCAGAGAGAACAGGTATTCACTGCATTTTATGTATGCAGGAAAAAATCTAATCAAAAACAATCATTATGAATTGAACTCTGTCGGCATATTCTTTATGTACTCCCAAGATTCTGTTGCCGTTGGAAATGTCGTGAAAAGCTCTCAAGGTGCAACAGGTATGGGTATAGGGCTTAAAGATGTCTCCAACTTCACTATCAAAGACAATACAGTGATCTATTGCGCACAGGGAATGTACATTGACAGAAGCCCTTTTGAGCCGGATTCGCACAACTGGATAGAAGGCAATAAGATACTTTATAATGCAGAGGCAATGCATTTTCATTCTGTCAGTGAGCATAATATCATCAAAGATAATATTGTGATGGGAAACATCGAAGATATTGTTAATGATTCCAGAGGTTCCAGAACAAATCAAAATGAGATTTCGGGCAACTATTGGGATAAATATGAAGGTTTCGATAAAAATAGAGATGGCATAGGTGATACACCTCATAAGGTCTATCAATACGCAGACCAGCTCTGGATATACAACTCTGATGTGAAGTTTTTTTACGGTTCACCGGTGATTTCATTACTAAACTTTCTTGCAAAATTGGCACCATTTACAAAGCCGCTCTTTTTGATGGAAGATCCAAAACCAAAAATAAAGAAAGTAATATAA
- a CDS encoding cytochrome C — translation MHPSLIKAKIFAAIALVILTFSFTLPMIAFHGTLNKVDAGKGAEVSSFSKTIWNLYNKGRYKSVTTPEDARNNLEKMIEEEAEIGPASLPIWAVSLEAPNYPKEAFPEGIPVFFHFDGYSGEVHEMNTINHYVGMDPMWAGGHIERAIGIYALLFLSLGMILFIAYDKKIFNYIMLIPALLPLIFVADYSYWLYHFGHSLHDWGAFKIKPFMPTVFGDGKIAQFTTHSYPTIGFYALLAISILSILAFFAKQKAFKEMEEK, via the coding sequence ATGCACCCAAGTCTGATAAAAGCTAAGATATTTGCAGCAATAGCTTTAGTGATTTTGACATTTTCCTTTACCTTACCTATGATCGCTTTTCATGGTACGTTAAACAAGGTCGATGCCGGTAAAGGCGCTGAAGTCTCATCGTTTAGTAAAACGATATGGAATCTTTACAATAAAGGAAGATATAAAAGTGTTACGACACCTGAGGATGCCCGTAACAACCTCGAGAAAATGATTGAAGAAGAAGCTGAGATAGGACCGGCTTCTTTGCCTATATGGGCTGTTTCACTTGAAGCTCCAAACTATCCCAAAGAAGCCTTTCCTGAGGGAATTCCGGTATTTTTTCATTTTGACGGATACAGTGGAGAGGTTCATGAGATGAATACAATCAACCACTATGTAGGGATGGACCCTATGTGGGCCGGTGGGCATATTGAACGTGCCATTGGCATTTATGCACTTTTATTTCTCTCTTTAGGGATGATTCTTTTTATTGCATATGATAAAAAAATATTCAACTATATTATGCTTATACCAGCATTACTCCCTTTGATCTTTGTTGCTGACTACTCTTATTGGCTCTATCACTTTGGACACAGTCTGCATGACTGGGGAGCCTTTAAGATAAAACCGTTTATGCCAACGGTCTTTGGTGATGGAAAGATTGCACAGTTTACAACGCACTCCTATCCGACAATAGGTTTTTATGCCCTGCTCGCGATTAGTATTTTAAGTATTTTAGCTTTCTTCGCAAAGCAAAAAGCCTTTAAAGAGATGGAAGAAAAGTAA